The following nucleotide sequence is from Candidatus Methanoperedens sp..
CGACTCTTCACAGGCGTCAAGGGAATTATCTACCGCTTCTTTTACGGATGTTAACAGGGACCTTGTGCCTGAGTCAAAACCCAGTATCTGCCTGTTCTTTTCAAAAAATTCGGCGATACTAATGGCCTTTTGCTTTTTTGCCAGTTCCTCTGCAATGACCATTAAGCATCCCTTAGAGTTCAGCACCCACTATTGTTTGAGTGGCCGTGATGTTTTCACTTTCCCTTATCGTATCAACGAGTTTGTTTAATGCGCTCAGTCCCTCAACATTGCTTATGACAACAAAATCATATTCTCCGAACACATGATATACGTCTTTGATTCCTTTTACTTTTACAAGCTCATTATAAGCTGCTTTTTCCTGCCCCGGTACTACATTCACAAGTGTTACTCCGATTACCAATTCTTATCACTGGTCCTTTGATATTTAATTCCAATTATCAACAATGATAACCTTAAGTACTAAAAAGGTTTGTATATAATGGGAGTTTGGGTTTTCAGATTAAGTCAATATACTATCTATCAAGGAAAACCTCATATATAATAAATAACAATATCCTTATTAAATAATCTAGGGTGTGTGTCTATGAGATCAACAAAATCGGTGTGCCCTGAGTGTCTTAAAGTTATCGATGCTTCGATAATTGAAGAGAATGGAAAAATGGTTCTTGAAAAAACGTGCACAAAGCACGGTCATTTCAAGGATATCTACTGGTCTGATCCGGAGCAGTTCAGACGTTTTGAACATTACTGGCATGATGGTGGCGGTGTAATGAATCCAAACGGACCTGATGGGAATTGCCCCCAGTCATGCGGGATATGCACGTCTCATAAAACAACTACAATTCTTGCCAATATTGATGTAACAAACCGCTGCAACCAGGCATGCCCTGTATGTTTTGCCAATGCTTCAGCATCAGGTTATCTTTATGAACCAGCGCTATCCCAGATCAGGGCAATGATGCAGACGCTTCGAAATGAAAAGCCAGTTCCCTGCCCTGCTGTCCAGTTCGCAGGAGGTGAGCCCACGATGCGCGAGGATATTGTGGAGATCGTGAAGATGGCCCGTGAATTTAATTTTACGCAGGTTCAGATGGCAACAAATGGGATTAAGCTTTCAAGGAGCCTGGAATTATGCAGGCAATTAAACGATGCAGGTCTTCATACTGTTTACCTGCAATTTGACGGGGTGACCGAAGAACCCTATATCAAGAACCGGGGTTTCAATGCGCTCCCGATAAAACTCAAAGCTATCGAGAATTGCAGAAAAGGGGGGCTTACCAGCGTTTCTCTTGTGCCCACACTTGCAAAAGGTGTAAACGATATGCAGGTAGGCGATATTATCCGCTTTGCAGTAAAGAATATGGACACTGTAAAAGGAATCAATTTCCAGCCAATTTCATTTACAGGAAGGATACATAAAGAAGAGAGGATGGAAAAGAGGATTACTATTTCGGACTTATTCAGATTGATTGATGAACAGACAGGAGGGGCGATTACTGCGGATGATTTCTATCCGGTACCCTTTGTGGTTCCGATTTCTCATTTTGTGGCTGCAGAAGAAAGAATCCCGAATATTGAATTTACGGTTCATCCGCATTGCGGAACAGGCACATATATTTACATTGAAAACGGGAAAATAATTCCTATAACCCGCTTTATTGATGTGGAAGGGCTTCTTGAATACATTGATGACCTGGCCTTAAATGGAGATAAATGGATTGGCAAGTCTCTTGGAAAAATAAAAAGGATAGGAAGTCTTATATCAGCATTACCCAGATACATTGATGCCTCAAAGGCGCCAAAATCGATCGATGTGAAAAAATTATTTATCGATGTCCTGAAGGAAGGAACAGGGGAAGCTACCAAGGAATTCCACAGGCATACTCTTTTTATCGGCTCAATGCATTTCATGGATCTGTATAATATGGATCTTGAGAGGATCAAGAGATGCGGGGTTCATTATGCAACACCTGATGGAAGGATAATCCCTTTCTGTACTTATAATACCATCCACAGGGCACAGGTGGAGAAAAAATTCTCAACACCATTATTAAGGGTAAGAGCATGATGTGTCATAAGATTTAAAAATGCCCATTTCTAATCCCTTTTCTGATTCTATTTCAGACCCTGTTTATCTTAGCAGGTACCTGAAAGTGGTGAGAAATAAACTACCATCCCATTTCCTTATTTCACAATCCATACATGTTGATTTCAGCCGGGATTCGGATATTCATGAGCTATGGAGATTACATGAAGGGGCCATGAAATCATTCCAGGAAAGATTAGATAATATAAACTCTGTCGAAGAACTTCTTCCGCGTGCAGCATCTTCTCTTCTTGACCTGAAAGTTGCTATTGCCGATAAAATTCTCCGGGATTGCTGTTTCTGTGAACGCAGGTGCGGAATAAACCGGAAAAAGAAGGAAACAGGATATTGCAAGATGGATGCTGTCTCCCGATATTCTGCCGAGTTCCTGCATCATGGTGAAGAACCGGAACTGGTGCCTTCACATACGATATTTTTTACGGGCTGCAATTTTTCCTGCGTCTATTGCCAGAACTGGCAGATCTCGACAGCGCCGAAAAGAGGTATTCCAATATTGCCAGAAGAACTTGCACACAGGATAACATTGCAGCGGGCATACGGTTCAAGAAATGTAAATTTCGTAACGCCCACGCCGCATACCCATACGATCCTGAAAATCCTGAATGCGCTAAAGATCAATGTTCCTGTTGTATGGAACTCCAACATGTATTATTCCAGCGAGGTCGCAAAGCTCCTTGAGGGTGTGGTAGATGTGTATCTCGGGGATTTTCGATATGGGAATGATGAGTGCGCCCTGAAATATTCAAATATTCCTGATTACTGGTCTGTTGTCACACGAAATTTCAAGACCGCGTATATCAGGGGTGAAATACTGCTGCGCCATCTTGTTATTCCAAACAATATCGAGTGCTGTACAAGACCTGTCATTGAATGGACAAAAGAGAATATCCCGAAGATAAGGTTTAACCTGATGTTCCAGTATTCTGCACATTACAGGGCAAATGAATTTCCTCAGATCAACAGGGCGCTGACAGGTGAGGAATGCCGGAAAGCGGTTGATATTTTGAAAAAATCGGGACTTGCGGATGTAATTGTTTAAGTTTAACATCCGGACATATCCTGGAATGTGTAGTCCTGAAGAGATAATCTATTTAAATCAGAATTACTATCATATTAAATGATAAGGGGAGTTTAATAGTTATGGTAAATAAAATCGCTATAGCATGCCAGGGAGGAGGTAGTCATACAGCCTTTACCGCAGGCGTGCTGAAAAGAATTCTAAAAGAAAATGAGAAAAAGTACGATATTATAGCTCTTAGTGGAACATCAGGTGGCGCTATTTGCGCTTTATTGACCTGGTATGGGCTATTAACAGAAGGCAGCGATAAGGCGATCAGGCTGCTGGAATCGTTTTGGAAAGATATTTCAGCAAATACATTTGGAGATCTGCTTTTGAATGAATGGATCGTTGAAACATCTTATATCCAGGATAAAATTTTAGTCCCGCAAATAAGCCCATATGATTTCCCATCTTATTATCAGGATTACCTGAGGAGCCTTATTGAAAAGCAAGTGGATTTTGAAAAAATTAATGAATTCAAAAATCCAGGACCTGAATTGATTATTGGGGCAGTTGATGTTTTATCAGGTAACTTCAGTGTGTTTAAGAATTCCACGGTCAATTCTGATGTGATCATGGCTTCGGCTGCAATACCAACTTTCTTTCGGGCAGTACCTGTTAATACATATTTGTTCAACTGGGATGAAATTCCGGGAAACGATAGCGTAAGATTTATTGACTTTCTAAAAAAGAATTATGGTATTGATTGGTTAAAAACAGCAAAAATTGAAAAAACCGATGAGAATAAGATCATTAGAGCATCTACTGAAGGAAATTATCTATCTCTGAGTCTTAACAATGAAAAAAATAAGGTAAACCTTAGAATAGATGATGGTAGAACCGATGAATTCATTGTAGAGAGAAATAGTACGTTAAATGTTATTATGAAAAGTCAATACTGGGACGGTTTGTTTTCACAGAATCCTCCTTTACGGGATTTTGTTGATGGAGTTAATGTAAAACCTGATGAGATATGGGTAATACAGATCAATCCAAGAACAATTCCAAAGTTACCGGTATCAGTAGGAGCTATTCGAGATCGGCGAAATGAACTTGCCGGTAATCTTTCATTATATCAGGAGTTATATTTTATTGAAAAAGTAAATGAATGGATAGAAAAGGGATTATTAAAAAAAGGAAAATATAAACGCATTAATGTTAGATTCATTAAAATGCTCCGGGAACTGGATGTTGAAACAAAGATGGATCGAAACCCGAAATTCATAGAAAATATGATGAACTATGGTGAAGAACAGGCCGGGGAATTCATAAAACAGCTGCCATCAAAACCCATCAAAAAAGAACCATTCAGTAATGTTATATATAAATAGTCTTTGATTCATCTAATTTCCGTTCATGGTATGAAAAACCCGGCAGCCGGGTTTTTCATGTTCTTATTTATGAGCTACAGTTGATCGCCGACTTTGCGAGGATCAAATCATACATCGCAAAGCGTGCCAAGGATATTTATAGTAATGTTACTTTATTAATGTCGTCATTGCTATGAGCGAACTTGGTTTCTTGAGGGATTTTGTCATTATTTTTAGTGCTGCTATAGCTATTAATTTTTTGTTCTATCGTCTTCGCATTGCCCCAATTGTAGGTTATTTGATCGCAGGAGTACTGCTTGGTCCTTCGATGCTTGGCATCATATATGATGTGGAACTGATCGAAATTCTGGCTGAAGTCGGTGTAATTCTATTATTGTTTTTGATCGGTATTGAATTCTCGATTGAAGAACTTTTCAGGATCAATCGTTCGGTGTTTCTTGGCGGATTTATCCAGGTCTTTTTAACTACTGTAGTGGTTCTGTTAATTTCTCTTTCCTTCGGTATTTCCATTGAAAAAGGTATTTTTATGGGCCTTCTGGTTGCAATGAGCAGCACAGCTATTGTATTTAAAGTTCTCTCAGACCGTGGTGAGATGGACTCTCCGCAGGGCCGGATTTCGGCAGGGATCCTGATATTTCAGGACCTCAGCGTTGTAGTATTAGTTTTGATTTTGCCAATGCTGGCAGGAAGATCCGGTTTTTCTGCTTTTAATGTTTTATCAAATCTTTTCTGGGCATTTTCTATAATGGGCATTGTTATCGTAGTAGCCAGGTTTGTTGTTCCTTTAATACTGAACAATGTAGTACAGACACACAGCCGTGAGTTATTTTTGATCAGCATTGTCCTGATCTGCATAGGAACTGCATGGCTAACATCGCTTGTGGGTTTATCGCTGGCACTTGGAGCTTTTCTTGCAGGTCTTGTGATCTCTGAATCGCAGTACGGGCACCAGGCATTCAGTGAGATACTTCCTCTTAAGGATATTTTCGTTATTCTTTTCTTTGTTTCAATTGGTATGCTGCTGGATATAAATTCTGTAATTCGCAATCCACTTTATGTACTTCTGGGGGTGCTTGCAATTCTTGTGATCAAATTTATTGTTGGGATGCTTGTACCTGTTGTGCTGGGTTACCCGCTCAGGATAGGAGTACTTGTCGGAGTAATCCTTTCCCAGATAGGTGAATTCTCTTTTGTACTCTCAAAGGAAGGGATAAATCTTGGTTTACTTTCAGGCGATGATTACCAGGTTTTTCTGGCATCTTCGATCATTACAATGATGTTCACCCCATTTATGATACAGGGAAGCGGCAGGTTTTCAGAATATTTTGAACGTCTGCCAATATCCAATACCCTGAAGTTCGGGCGCTTCCATGAAAATGTCCTCAAGAAACCAGAGCTAAAAAACCATGTTATTGTTGTGGGTTTTGGCTTAAACGGGAGGAATGTTTCAAGAGTTTTATCGGCATCCGGGATTCCCTTTGCTGTTCTGGAGATGAATCCTGAAACTGTGCGAAATGAAAAAAAACGAGGTGTTCCAATATTTTATGGTGATGCTTCCAAAGAGGCGGTACTTGCGCATGTTAATTTAATTGGCGCGTTGTCTATCGTAATTGCTATTTCTGATGCCTCTGCCACGCGAAGGATAGTAGAACTGGCAAGGAGGATTAATCCCCAGGTGTACATCATTGCAAGAACCCGTTATACAAAAGAAGTAAATCCGTTGTATTCTCTTGGTGCAAATGATGTCATACCTGAAGAGTTTGAAACCTCGATTGAGATCATTTCAAGGGTGCTGCATCGGTATTTTATTCCTGTGAACGAGATAGATAAGCATATCAGTGAAATCCGCAAAGGTGGTTACGGGATATTTCGCAATCAGGAGCAAAAATATACTGTATTTCCGGAATTGAAACAACAATTGCCTGATATTGACATCGAGACCGTCAGAATAGAAGAAACTTCACAGTTGGCAGGAAAGACCCTGGCAGAGGTTGGTTTAAGAAAGAATTATGGGGTTATGGTACTGGCAATAAAGCGCGGAAGAGAAACTATAACCAATCCTACCGGTGATATTCGATTGGATGCTCAGGATATTGTTATTTTGATCGGGACAAGGGACAGTATCACAAAAGTTTCTTCAATAGTTTTGGCATCGGCTGAATAGTGAAGATAAAGAGAAAAAAGAAAAAAAAAGTCCTGGAAAAAATTAAATTTTCAGGACAAACAGGATGACATAGTAAACAACCATTATAACTATGCCAAGCGGCACACCAAGTTTTGCCCATTCTTTGCTGGTTATACCCAGCTTATTTGCTGATATGATATTGGGAATGTTCCCCGGTATAAGCATACCTCCTGCGATCAAAAGTCCCATAAGTGCGGCATTGATCTGCAAGGTCGCCATGCCTTTTGTTATCTCGGCTGAAGCAAGTGTGGCATTATCCAATATTGCTGAAACTGAATTGACCCAGTACAGGATTTCAGGTGACAGCGCTTTAATGTACCATTCAATTATTGGGGTAAACCCGATTCCAAGGAAAACAAGCGCCATTACAAAGATATACACTTTGAATGCCCGAATCCCGACATCTTTCAAGGTTTCTTTTTCTTCTGCAGCTTCCAATGAATCTTTTGCTTTTTCTTTTTTCCCGACAAAGAAAATGCTGAGAATTCCCAGGGCAAGTACTCCCGGAATGATATATTTTCCGATCTGATCAAACAAGAACCAGAAGTCTTCCTGCAATTTTGTCTTTATCACAATTGTGGACAACGGCTCGCCAACAGGAGTAAGTGCAGCCCCAAGACCAATTGCAAAACAGGCGATAATCACAAGATTGATCTCGGTTTTGCGGTTCAACTTCAAGGCGCTGACCAGTTCAACTAAGAGCAATGCAGCAATAATCGCTGTTACAATGCTTGATAAAATTCCAAGTATAACTACGATCAGGAACACGAAAACTTTTAAAGGTACCTTTTCAAGTATAGAATCCGTAAAACCCTTGAGACTTTTGCGACCATAATGGAATAACAATCCTGCTATCAGAACGGCCAGTGTGATCTCTATCGGGTCAACAATTGCTTTTTCAATAAGTGTCAGGTTCCAACCGGGTGCGATCTCATCTGCTGCTACCGAAGATACTTTCAATAAAAAGTGATCCAGTGTAACCGCAAGGATACCCATGGAAAACAGGAATGCTTCAAGATTATGTTCAATTTTTTTAACTAAAAACGGTCCTAATAATACTATCAGGAATATGACAAACAAACCTGCTGAAAGTGTCATATCCTTTGGTGGTAGTTCCATACGATTGCCTCCTATAACAATTTTTTCACGTTCAGAACGTGTTTGTTCTTAACTTTTTTGGTTTGATCGCACAGGAATTTATGCAGAATATCCCGAAGACGACAGACTTTACTTCATTTTGCAGGAATCAGAAAAAATTACACCCCCACATCCATCTCCTCATCCGCCCTCACTTCCGGCGCCCTGTGCTTTTCCTCATACTTCCTTTCTGCCGCCCAGATAGCCGGTGCATCCTTGCTCCTCCCTTTCGTATCACTCGTGAGTCTCTTTCGAATCTTAACCAGCGCAGGCGTATTTATCGCCACCCCTGAAATGACCGCCTGGCCTTTTGCAAGGGATGGCAGCTCCATGATCAGGTCCCTGCTTGCGGATTCAATGCTCTGGGCTATCTGCTGCTGGTCTGTGGGATTTACGATTCGCATCGTTATCTGGGTCATGCATTGCGACAGGGAATCCGCATCCAGTTTGCTGGGGCGCTGTGATACGAGACATACGCCTATCCCGAACTTCCTGCCTTCGGAAAGAATGGTCTTTAAGACGCTCTTGGATTTTGCTTCGCCGCTTTGCGGAGCGAACCTGTGAGCTTCCTCGATCACCAGAAAGACAGGATAGGGGAGGAATTTATCCACATGGGATTCATTGTACCTGTTATTCTCTGTGCCTTCGCGCGCATCGAACAGGCGGCGCAGCATTACCGAGGCGATCAATTGCTGGAATGTCTCTTCAATTCCTGAAACATCCATTATTGTGAGCTGACCCACTTTGAAATAATCGGCAAGGGGGATTGTCTGGAAATCATCGAAAATGGGTGCGTACAGTTTCCCGAACCTCCAGTTGATGCCTTCGATCGTGGACTCGTTATTCTTATCCCGGAGAGCCTCTATCTCCTGTTTCAATTCATTGCGGATGAACTGTTTCTTACTATTATTCTTCAGGCTATGAAAAGCCGAACGGAACAGTGTCTTCATTTTATCAGACATCGTACCGTCATCCATAATGCTGATAAAATCACTGATAAGGAGGTCGCTTATCCTGATCTTTATATCTTTTGGTTTAACTATCTTTACTTTCGGGCGGTAAGTTGCAGTCACAAATTCTGCGTTGTTTGAAATTTCAAGAAGCGTGGAGTATTCCCCGTGAGGATCAAAAATAAGAACAGGGGCCATGTTATAAGGCTTCAACAGTTCTTCGACCAGAACGCCGACAGTATATGATTTCCCCGCGCCTGTGGATGCTATCACCGATATATGCTGGCTCACAATATCACGTACGGATAAAACGATCCCTGTCTTTTCACCAAGCACGTTCCCGATCAGTGCAGAACCGGGATCTCCTGCTTTTACTTTACTTATATCTTTCAGGACATCCTCGCCCGCGCGGTCGATTTTCACGCCGCTGGCAGGATTTGTCCTGGGATTTATGAATTCACCCATCGATGCATCAAAAAACCCAACGACTGATGTTGAATATGAATAATATTTGAAATCCTGGAGATCAAACCCATAAAACGCCGAAACGTCATCAGGAGAAAGCTCCATATCCATAAGGAATTCCTGCGGATACTGTTTGAGGGGCACTCCATATTTCACCCTGCACAGGACCTTTCTTTCTCCTTCAAGATAGAATGCGAACATCCCTGCAGGGAGCCGCTCGCTTGAAATGAATGAAAATCCCTCTTCATCCGAATGATTGACAATCCCGATCATAAATCTCTCTTGATATATTTCCGAACAAGCGTAAGCATGGCTTTGCATTCAGGGCACTGCGCCTCGATCTTGTCGGCCATCGTGATGAGGACGTCCTGTGAAAGAGCATCGCTGTTGGAGTGAAAATAAGCAATACAGGGCTTCCCGTTCATAAAATGAAATGACTTTAATTCCTCATTGTCCAGCATTTCGACATTATCCCTCACATCGGGCGGTGAATCGATATCGTATTTTACAATCCCGTTACGGATTATTCCAAGCCCGTGGATAAAATAATAGCTGTTCCTGAAATCCTCATTAAAAGGAGCATATTTGGCCTTCAATTCAGGACTGATATATGGAATAAGGTCTTCTCTTATTGAATTTGTAATGTTCTTAATCACACCGACTATCAATCCGTCATCTTTTTTTATTTTTATGAAACTGCCGATGCGTTCCTTTTTAGCATCAGGCGGTATTTTTGCCACATATGTCTTCGCATCTTCAACCCTGATTATGTCTCCTAATGTCATTTTATCCTCCTATCTGATAATTTTATTTATGACTTTTATGAAAATCCTTTTCACTTCTATGTATCTTTATCCCATGAACCTTACAAAAATTCTCAAGCATCCCGTAAAAAAGCTCATGCTCGTTCGTCCTTATCACCGCCGCATCATGCGCCCGCATCACTATATCGGGATAATTGCCGCGAATGATACATTCTGCCCTGATAAGGTCTGCGATCTTATCAACCATATTTTCTTTCTGGACCCATGCAGGAAATTCCACACGTGCGGGAAGACCATTGCCTGTCCTCATGTAAAAAAAAGCGATGTCCTTATTGAATCTTCCGTAATTATCAAGAACGGATTTTGCCTCATCGCCGCGCCTGTCATCGCGGTCACAGAGAAAAGCCGCTGTCCGCTCTCCCCATAACATATTTGAAAAAAGATGCGTATCTGAAAGTTTACTTTTCCTCAAACCGAAAAGGAAATGCATCATAAGCGTAATGTCCCGCGGCATGGTAGTATCAATAAAACCGATCACGGGATTTCCGGTTTTTTCCGAAGTTTCAAACAGTTTCATTATTGATTTTATATAAATTTCCCTCGTATTTTTGTTCAGAACGTTAATATGCGAAAGAATAAGCGCTCCATCAAGCAGTATAAAGATACTTTCATATTCATTCATCAGGCGGGCAATCCCATCGCATTCCATGGAAAAACGGCGCGCATCGACGTATTCGCTTCCGAAGGAATAAACGCTTGCCTCTTCAAACTCATCCGGCGTGATTATAATTGCATCAGTTTCCTGCTTATAATCCATATTTTCCGTGTGCCTGTTAAAAATACGTGAAACCTGAATAACAGCAAGGGGTATCTCATAATTCTTATCCGAATATATCTGGCTCCCATCCACAGCCCCAACAGGAATACCTGACAGCACAGAATCAACCCATACCATCGCATCCTTGCGGTTTTCCCAGTTGAATGGGAATGGATGAATGAGTTTTCCCGGCTCAAGAAGCTTCGCGCCACTGTAAGACGGAAGGTTCTTATTAAGCCCCATGTTGATTATGTTCAATTTATCAAGTTCGGTCCTGTATTCCCTGGTCAATTCGGAGAGTTCGGCATCATAGGATTTTATTGCGGAAAGCTTCTCATCGAACTGAAGGGAGATATTTTTTAAGTCGAGCATGATTCAACCCTGCTTTCGCCATCGATCTTCTGGACCTTCACTACGTGCGCGTATTTTTCGTTGAAAGTATCATCATGGGATATGACGAAAACCTGCTTGAAACCTTTGATCCTGGTTATCTGTTCTGACAGATTCTCCCGCCTTATTTCATCCATGTTTTGTGTGGGTTCATCGAGGAATACAAAGTCACAGTTAGAGAGATTCTTTAGAAGCGCAAGCCTTACAGAAAGGGCTGCGCTCATGCGCTCCCCGCCGCTTAACTGCTTGAAGGAGCTTATTTCCCCGCCAGACCCGATCTCAATATCATAATCATTTGTCCATCGAAGAGATGCGCTATGATTACCCATTATTTCACAATAGATATTGTTTGCTTCGCTGCTGATCTCCCCGATAAATTCATTTATGACGAATTCCGAAGAGGATTTAATAGTGTCACGGATGAAATTTGAGAAGGACAGAAAATCCTTTTCTTTTTCAAGATTTCTTTGATTTTCCTTTATTT
It contains:
- a CDS encoding Lrp/AsnC family transcriptional regulator, yielding MVIGVTLVNVVPGQEKAAYNELVKVKGIKDVYHVFGEYDFVVISNVEGLSALNKLVDTIRESENITATQTIVGAEL
- a CDS encoding radical SAM protein, translated to MRSTKSVCPECLKVIDASIIEENGKMVLEKTCTKHGHFKDIYWSDPEQFRRFEHYWHDGGGVMNPNGPDGNCPQSCGICTSHKTTTILANIDVTNRCNQACPVCFANASASGYLYEPALSQIRAMMQTLRNEKPVPCPAVQFAGGEPTMREDIVEIVKMAREFNFTQVQMATNGIKLSRSLELCRQLNDAGLHTVYLQFDGVTEEPYIKNRGFNALPIKLKAIENCRKGGLTSVSLVPTLAKGVNDMQVGDIIRFAVKNMDTVKGINFQPISFTGRIHKEERMEKRITISDLFRLIDEQTGGAITADDFYPVPFVVPISHFVAAEERIPNIEFTVHPHCGTGTYIYIENGKIIPITRFIDVEGLLEYIDDLALNGDKWIGKSLGKIKRIGSLISALPRYIDASKAPKSIDVKKLFIDVLKEGTGEATKEFHRHTLFIGSMHFMDLYNMDLERIKRCGVHYATPDGRIIPFCTYNTIHRAQVEKKFSTPLLRVRA
- a CDS encoding radical SAM protein; amino-acid sequence: MSDPVYLSRYLKVVRNKLPSHFLISQSIHVDFSRDSDIHELWRLHEGAMKSFQERLDNINSVEELLPRAASSLLDLKVAIADKILRDCCFCERRCGINRKKKETGYCKMDAVSRYSAEFLHHGEEPELVPSHTIFFTGCNFSCVYCQNWQISTAPKRGIPILPEELAHRITLQRAYGSRNVNFVTPTPHTHTILKILNALKINVPVVWNSNMYYSSEVAKLLEGVVDVYLGDFRYGNDECALKYSNIPDYWSVVTRNFKTAYIRGEILLRHLVIPNNIECCTRPVIEWTKENIPKIRFNLMFQYSAHYRANEFPQINRALTGEECRKAVDILKKSGLADVIV
- a CDS encoding potassium transporter KefB, coding for MSELGFLRDFVIIFSAAIAINFLFYRLRIAPIVGYLIAGVLLGPSMLGIIYDVELIEILAEVGVILLLFLIGIEFSIEELFRINRSVFLGGFIQVFLTTVVVLLISLSFGISIEKGIFMGLLVAMSSTAIVFKVLSDRGEMDSPQGRISAGILIFQDLSVVVLVLILPMLAGRSGFSAFNVLSNLFWAFSIMGIVIVVARFVVPLILNNVVQTHSRELFLISIVLICIGTAWLTSLVGLSLALGAFLAGLVISESQYGHQAFSEILPLKDIFVILFFVSIGMLLDINSVIRNPLYVLLGVLAILVIKFIVGMLVPVVLGYPLRIGVLVGVILSQIGEFSFVLSKEGINLGLLSGDDYQVFLASSIITMMFTPFMIQGSGRFSEYFERLPISNTLKFGRFHENVLKKPELKNHVIVVGFGLNGRNVSRVLSASGIPFAVLEMNPETVRNEKKRGVPIFYGDASKEAVLAHVNLIGALSIVIAISDASATRRIVELARRINPQVYIIARTRYTKEVNPLYSLGANDVIPEEFETSIEIISRVLHRYFIPVNEIDKHISEIRKGGYGIFRNQEQKYTVFPELKQQLPDIDIETVRIEETSQLAGKTLAEVGLRKNYGVMVLAIKRGRETITNPTGDIRLDAQDIVILIGTRDSITKVSSIVLASAE
- a CDS encoding DUF1646 domain-containing protein, which produces MELPPKDMTLSAGLFVIFLIVLLGPFLVKKIEHNLEAFLFSMGILAVTLDHFLLKVSSVAADEIAPGWNLTLIEKAIVDPIEITLAVLIAGLLFHYGRKSLKGFTDSILEKVPLKVFVFLIVVILGILSSIVTAIIAALLLVELVSALKLNRKTEINLVIIACFAIGLGAALTPVGEPLSTIVIKTKLQEDFWFLFDQIGKYIIPGVLALGILSIFFVGKKEKAKDSLEAAEEKETLKDVGIRAFKVYIFVMALVFLGIGFTPIIEWYIKALSPEILYWVNSVSAILDNATLASAEITKGMATLQINAALMGLLIAGGMLIPGNIPNIISANKLGITSKEWAKLGVPLGIVIMVVYYVILFVLKI
- a CDS encoding ATP-binding protein; this encodes MQSHAYACSEIYQERFMIGIVNHSDEEGFSFISSERLPAGMFAFYLEGERKVLCRVKYGVPLKQYPQEFLMDMELSPDDVSAFYGFDLQDFKYYSYSTSVVGFFDASMGEFINPRTNPASGVKIDRAGEDVLKDISKVKAGDPGSALIGNVLGEKTGIVLSVRDIVSQHISVIASTGAGKSYTVGVLVEELLKPYNMAPVLIFDPHGEYSTLLEISNNAEFVTATYRPKVKIVKPKDIKIRISDLLISDFISIMDDGTMSDKMKTLFRSAFHSLKNNSKKQFIRNELKQEIEALRDKNNESTIEGINWRFGKLYAPIFDDFQTIPLADYFKVGQLTIMDVSGIEETFQQLIASVMLRRLFDAREGTENNRYNESHVDKFLPYPVFLVIEEAHRFAPQSGEAKSKSVLKTILSEGRKFGIGVCLVSQRPSKLDADSLSQCMTQITMRIVNPTDQQQIAQSIESASRDLIMELPSLAKGQAVISGVAINTPALVKIRKRLTSDTKGRSKDAPAIWAAERKYEEKHRAPEVRADEEMDVGV
- a CDS encoding DNA double-strand break repair nuclease NurA, which encodes MLDLKNISLQFDEKLSAIKSYDAELSELTREYRTELDKLNIINMGLNKNLPSYSGAKLLEPGKLIHPFPFNWENRKDAMVWVDSVLSGIPVGAVDGSQIYSDKNYEIPLAVIQVSRIFNRHTENMDYKQETDAIIITPDEFEEASVYSFGSEYVDARRFSMECDGIARLMNEYESIFILLDGALILSHINVLNKNTREIYIKSIMKLFETSEKTGNPVIGFIDTTMPRDITLMMHFLFGLRKSKLSDTHLFSNMLWGERTAAFLCDRDDRRGDEAKSVLDNYGRFNKDIAFFYMRTGNGLPARVEFPAWVQKENMVDKIADLIRAECIIRGNYPDIVMRAHDAAVIRTNEHELFYGMLENFCKVHGIKIHRSEKDFHKSHK